The following is a genomic window from Oncorhynchus masou masou isolate Uvic2021 chromosome 6, UVic_Omas_1.1, whole genome shotgun sequence.
CTCAGAAGGTGGCTCCTCACTCCTCCAACTTGGGTCCCTACGCACGCAAAGAGAAAGATTGGGTAAATATattcaacaaaaaaataaaaacgcaacatacagcaatttcaaatattttactaagttagttcaaataaggaaatcagaCAATTGCAATAagttaattaggccctaatctatggatttcacatgactggacagcGGTGCAGCCTCGGGTGGGCATAGGCCTACCCCCTGGAGAGCCGAGCCCAACCCCTGGAGAGCTGAGCCCACAACAAgtttttttcccccacaaaagggctttattacagacagaaatactcctcagtttcatcagctgtttgggtggctggtctcagacgataccCCAGGTAaaaaagccagatgtggaggtcctgggctggcatggttacacgtggcctgccgttatgaggccggttgaacgcactgccaaattctctaaaatggaggcggcttatggtaaagaaattaacatttaattctctggcaactgttcaggtggacattcctgcagtcagcatgtcaattgcacactccctcaacttgtgGCATTGAGTAATGACAAAACAGCAcaatttagagtggccttttattgtccacagcccAAGgtttacctgtgtaatgatcaggctgtttaatcagcttcttgatgtgccacacctgtcaggtagaaggattatcttggcaaaggagaaatgctcactaagagTGCACAATTTGAGAGAACATTTCAGCTCTGGCACTTTCCAGCTACACCCTCaacccctcacctgtctctgtcacGGGGTTTTCTATCAAAGCCCCTGGACTTGTCCTCTTCCAGCTGCCTCTGGAgtttctcctccacctctcgcTCCTTGGCTGCAGTGTCCACAGGCTTGGCTGCTCCGAAGATGGAGGCACGGCCGGAGCTGGGGGCAGTCGCTGGAGCAGCTGGGGCAGCTCCCCCACCACCGCTGCGGGCCTGCTCCTCCTCCTTGGGTGTGCTGCGTGGCTTCAGGACCAGCTTGGGTCTCTGGGTGGGACCACCTGGGTGTGGagggaagtggggggggggggtgtaacagTGAATATGGGTTATAAGGATGACATATTTTgcattaatttaacctttatttgaacCTTGAATACATCATCACCAAGGGAGACCTGTTCATATTACATAATACAACACTACTCAGTAATTAAAAGGGGGACCTAGGCAGGGGACCTGAGGGGAGGATGGTGTCAGCAGGGGTAAGAGGATGGACATGTGGTTGATATCATACAGAATATAATGGAATAAGCAAAATAATATTGAATGTAATTTGAGGGTTTATtaccctcaccacctctctcctcgCGCCTCTCATATCGGTCCTCTCGGTCCCCGCCGTAGCGATCCCGATCCCCGTAGCGGCCACCACCACCCCCGTCATCATCACGGCGGTAGCCACTGCCAAAGGCACGTCGCCCGCCATCGTCCCGGTCCCTGCGGGAGCCAAAGGCTGTGGTGGAGTAGAGGGAGTACAAGGGCCAAGAATTTACAAGCTGTTCACAGAACAAAAAAATACAGCTGCCACACTTGAGAAATGAATAGATTTTAGCACCAGCAACCACAGTCAAATCAATGTAACTGCAGGACCTAAACTTTGCGACTCAGCATGGTGTATCGGTTTGAGAGAAAGTATAAATGCTGAACTATTTATACTAGTGGAAATGACAGACTGTCACGACCGCAGGGGAGCTGTAAGTCGCAAAGTGAAAACACCTTTCAGAAAATCCTCGTGATTTATCAGCTGCAATTTTTTTTAAGCATACATCAAGACATTCCGATTTTCAAAAACGCACTGTCGGGAAGTGCCATGAGTCAGTTTTCCTGTGAGAATTAGTCCTAAGCAAGGCTAAGAGCAAAAAAAGAGCATATGGATTGACATTCATAATCATTCAGGAGGATTGATGGACTGATGACAATCTGACAGAGGAGGATCTGGATAACAAAGTGAAGCGTATTCTGGAGTATCGATGATATGCTAAGTTTTGAGCAGTGGTTTCACCTCCGCTCTCACCTCCCCGGTCGTCATAGCGGTCTCTGCCGCCGAAGCCGCGGTCTCTGCCTCCGTCCCGGTCGCCGCCAAATCCGCGGTCCCGGTCACCGCCAAATCCGCGGTCCCGGTCACCGCCAAATCCACGGTCATTGTCCCGTCTCGGCCCGTCACGGTCTCCATAGCGGTCGCGTGACCCTGAGGGGGACAGAAAGAAAATTGCCTGCCTGTTGAGATCTAAGCAATACTAAGAAAAAGTTATAGAACGTACGCAGTTCTTGTCATAAGGTTGAAGATAAGAACTTGAACTGTATGGACAGTCTAAAACATGACCATGCATGCTTAACATTTCAGATAAATAGTGTAGCACGTAGCCTTGAGACAAAGGACATTGGACATTAAGAGGTCCGCCCTAGCCTCATTTGCGACACTGTGCCTTTTCTCTCCTTCCTTGGTGTACCCGTGCTTACATGCTTGCAAGAGCCAAGCCGTGAGGCTTCGCCCTCCCAATTTTAGCAGGGTGCTTTAAAAAGGGATGTGTGCATGCTGAGTCCACTTTGAGCTTAGAGGGAGTGACTCTCACCGAAAGCGGATTCCTCTCTCTTTGGGGGTCCATCATCAGCGTCAGCAGTGGGCCGGGCCCTCCAGTCATCACTGTCTGTCTTGTCGGGGCCCCCCATGTCTCCCATACGGCCCATCCTGTCCCGTCCGCCCATCTGGCCATTATCTCTCCCCTCTGGCCATAGGAGGTTAGGTATAAAATTAGAAGATAAAGAATGAAAAGTCAACACACTGTAAATTCCCCCGGGTGCTTTATTTCTGCACCACATTAGAAAACTATTTTTTGTTGCTCTTGCACTTCTGTGTTTTTTGCCCCGGCATTACATTTTATGAGAAATGTGGGATGTGCATCAACTGTTCTCCTGACACATATGGCTGGTTTCCTGGAAGCAGaataagcctagtcctggactaaaagcaCTTGTAATATTCTCCATTAGCTTTATAgcccaggactaggcttaatttGTGCCCAGGAAACCACCCCATAATATCTAAGGCTGGATTTAAACTCCTGATGTACTCCAGAGACCCTGCAACATCTCCACAAACTATAGAGATTCCAGAGCATGCTTTAAATTTTAACTTTACGTACGAGTCAATGAAGTCTTGCTACGAGGAACGTTTGGAGTAAAAATCAGCCTAACATCGGACAAAATAGATGCTCCTACAGTTATGTGTTACTACCGTTTGTGCCTAAAATCTATGATGCTTACAAAGCCCAGGTCAAGTGATAGAACATTTGGCCATTCTGTTCCCATAGTACAGTAGAAAGTTAGAATCATGGTTTGTGTATGCTCAAACGtaaataaatatcacctgggcgcATGAGCAGCAGTGTGCTGCATTTCCCTTTCTGTTTTGCATGAGTCTGCCTAAAACTCCAGCAACTGGGGAAAGTACATGGATGTGCCCATGTTCTTCAGATTGTGTGTATAACTCACCCTTGTCGTTGGACTGATCTGCAATATCCACCCGGATCCTGCGATTTCCCAGGTTCTGTTAGGACAGAGGGGCAGGGAACAAGCAAGTCATTACCAATAATGTGGCCTATATGAACAAACTCATCTTTCCATACCTGCATGTTCCAGTGTGATAGGTGGAAACTATTTACCTGTCATTTACATTAAAATGCAATATATTTGTCTTGAACAATTCATTTGATAAACGCATTTACAAAAAGCTCTCGTACTGTTACTAAATCAACATTTGTTTTTTGTCCCGTGTAGTCAATTACCAAAATTGAATGGATGTTGATATGGGTTGAAATTATAGAAAATGTCTATGGGATTAATCCCAACTAAGTGAGTGGGTCATCATACATTGCATTGATCAGTGTTCTGATGGATGGAACTCTAGTTAAGACCCTTTGACCATTCCTGCTGCTATTCCTTACCTCCTCATTGAGGGTCAGCGCCCTCAGGAGGGAGTCCACATCATCAAACTCGGCGTAGCCAAAGCCCTTCAGCCTCTCTGGGTTACTGGGCTCCCGTGGCAAGCGCACAGCACTGATCTgagaacagaggggagacagagcagTGAGAGTGAGCTGATGGAGAACTTTGCTAGTATGAAGTCAAAAATTAGACTGATGAGTGATTGCTGATACGGACAGTCTCAGAACAGATGAGAAATAT
Proteins encoded in this region:
- the LOC135541425 gene encoding eukaryotic translation initiation factor 4B-like isoform X6, translating into MWVNELAKKKGNKKGKTLTLTDFLAEDNGSGGNAPPPQPSYAKSTSWADETDDVEGDVSTSWHSGEDSYRAPAIDRNILPTAPRSAREPNVDRSRLPRSPPYTAFLGNLPYDVSEESIMDFFRGLAISAVRLPREPSNPERLKGFGYAEFDDVDSLLRALTLNEENLGNRRIRVDIADQSNDKEGRDNGQMGGRDRMGRMGDMGGPDKTDSDDWRARPTADADDGPPKREESAFGSRDRYGDRDGPRRDNDRGFGGDRDRGFGGDRDRGFGGDRDGGRDRGFGGRDRYDDRGGESGAFGSRRDRDDGGRRAFGSGYRRDDDGGGGGRYGDRDRYGGDREDRYERREERGGEGGPTQRPKLVLKPRSTPKEEEQARSGGGGAAPAAPATAPSSGRASIFGAAKPVDTAAKEREVEEKLQRQLEEDKSRGFDRKPRDRDRDPSWRSEEPPSERPATRSRTGSESSQTGSTSGGRVSRRRESERSVENEVFSGKEDDPPSPGARPTSANSSTSSSKEPLKVMPAPPPKENAWAKRPAVSAGSTPVSPSDAACPKLSSSSADERGSGREIQLSQ
- the LOC135541425 gene encoding eukaryotic translation initiation factor 4B-like isoform X5 produces the protein MWVNELAKKKGNKKGKTLTLTDFLAEDNGSGGNAPPPQPSYAKSTSWADETDDVEGDVSTSWHSGEDSYRAPAIDRNILPTAPRSAREPNVDRSRLPRSPPYTAFLGNLPYDVSEESIMDFFRGLAISAVRLPREPSNPERLKGFGYAEFDDVDSLLRALTLNEENLGNRRIRVDIADQSNDKEGRDNGQMGGRDRMGRMGDMGGPDKTDSDDWRARPTADADDGPPKREESAFGSRDRYGDRDGPRRDNDRGFGGDRDRGFGGDRDRGFGGDRDGGRDRGFGGRDRYDDRGGESGAFGSRRDRDDGGRRAFGSGYRRDDDGGGGGRYGDRDRYGGDREDRYERREERGGEGGPTQRPKLVLKPRSTPKEEEQARSGGGGAAPAAPATAPSSGRASIFGAAKPVDTAAKEREVEEKLQRQLEEDKSRGFDRKPRDRDRDPSWRSEEPPSERPATRSRTGSESSQTGSTSGGRVSRRRESERSVENEVFSGKEDDPPSPGARPTSANSSTSSSKEPLKVMPAPPPKENAWAKRPAVSAGSTPVSPSDAACPKLSSSSADERGSGRERITEEIGTQDQHQSQRNMKSPQLPNSAQPVNTPLC
- the LOC135541425 gene encoding eukaryotic translation initiation factor 4B-like isoform X4, which translates into the protein MWVNELAKKKGNKKGKTLTLTDFLAEDNGSGGNAPPPQPSYAKSTSWADETDDVEGDVSTSWHSGEDSYRAPAIDRNILPTAPRSAREPNVDRSRLPRSPPYTAFLGNLPYDVSEESIMDFFRGLAISAVRLPREPSNPERLKGFGYAEFDDVDSLLRALTLNEENLGNRRIRVDIADQSNDKEGRDNGQMGGRDRMGRMGDMGGPDKTDSDDWRARPTADADDGPPKREESAFGSRDRYGDRDGPRRDNDRGFGGDRDRGFGGDRDRGFGGDRDGGRDRGFGGRDRYDDRGGESGAFGSRRDRDDGGRRAFGSGYRRDDDGGGGGRYGDRDRYGGDREDRYERREERGGEGGPTQRPKLVLKPRSTPKEEEQARSGGGGAAPAAPATAPSSGRASIFGAAKPVDTAAKEREVEEKLQRQLEEDKSRGFDRKPRDRDRDPSWRSEEPPSERPATRSRTGSESSQTGSTSGGRVSRRRESERSVENEVFSGKEDDPPSPGARPTSANSSTSSSKEPLKVMPAPPPKENAWAKRPAVSAGSTPVSPSDAACPKLSSSSADERGSGRDENKVDGVRRDRGPPRGRGGAAGPGAGRGRGEGANRDRRREEDRNSAQPVNTPLC